A stretch of the Rosa rugosa chromosome 5, drRosRugo1.1, whole genome shotgun sequence genome encodes the following:
- the LOC133711616 gene encoding uncharacterized protein LOC133711616 codes for MVAERSRRGRRRALMMSAAALQIQTLEDEDSQWGGSSEGCTYKARDRELMDLRLKAQYFTDPCSYEPNIFRRRYRMQPWVFDRMMRDVANYDPYFVQTRDACGRLSLSTEQKLTCAMRMLAYGIITDFCDDYLDIAKITAIEIFEHFTKAIWNVYHETYLH; via the coding sequence ATGGTTGCAGAAAGATCAAGAAGAGGCCGTCGACGAGCCTTGATGATGTCTGCCGCTGCCTTGCAAATCCAAACTCTGGAAGATGAGGATTCACAATGGGGTGGTTCTTCAGAAGGTTGTACCTATAAGGCCAGGGACCGAGAGCTGATGGATCTTCGACTCAAAGCTCAATACTTCACGGATCCATGCAGTTATGAACCAAACATATTTCGTAGGCGATATAGAATGCAACCTTGGGTCTTTGACAGGATGATGCGCGACGTGGCCAACTACGACCCATATTTTGTTCAAACAAGAGATGCTTGTGGGAGACTCAGCTTATCCACTGAACAAAAGCTGACATGCGCCATGAGAATGCTCGCGTATGGCATCATAACTGATTTCTGCGATGATTACCTAGATATTGCGAAGATCACTGCCATTGAGATTTTTGAGCACTTCACAAAAGCAATCTGGAATGTGTACCATGAGACTTACCTCCACTGA
- the LOC133712890 gene encoding uncharacterized protein LOC133712890 isoform X1, producing MSSTCLLPPINGGHLLFSLNHHRLSATPTPYKWGWRRYQAGNIVAYRTNGHALQMLPNPNASQKKGNNEVIMVDPLEAKRLAAKQMEEIKAKENFRRKRQIEAINGAWAMIGLTAGLVIEGQTGKSILVQLADYWSAIVDFFML from the exons ATGTCGTCCACATGTTTGCTACCACCTATCAATGGAGGccaccttctcttctctctcaatcACCATCGCCTCTCTGCAACTCCCACTCCCTACAA GTGGGGATGGAGAAGATACCAGGCTGGAAACATAGTTGCTTACAGAACCAATGGCCACGCCCTTCAAATGTTGCCCAATCCTAAT GCGTCTCAAAAGAAAGGAAATAATGAGGTGATCATGGTTGATCCTTTGGAAGCCAAGCGATTGGCTGCCAAACAAATGGAAGAAATTAAAGCAAAGGAGAACTTCAGG AGAAAACGACAAATAGAAGCAATTAATGGCGCATGGGCGATGATTGGTCTGACAGCAGGCTTGGTTATTGAAGGTCAAACTGGAAAAAGCATTCTTGTTCAG CTGGCTGACTACTGGAGTGCTATTGTCGACTTTTTCATGCTATAG
- the LOC133711615 gene encoding flowering time control protein FY-like, which produces MQEAYRKDVERAFGILQARWAIIRGPARGWSKENLQYIMMTCIILHNMIVEDEHDEDAAEPFDQDDIPTRLRKAEIYKRPVMDTDVHRNPQQLNQFLRRYREFVHSCTNYRARAYSINRVLWTPSGTRLITGSQNGEFTLWNGQSFNHELRIQAHDHAIRSMAWSFDDEDWISGDDGGTIRYWKSNMNNVLVNESAHQESVRDLSFCRSNLKFCSCSDDTTVKIWDFERGQQEHTLTGRGWNVKCVDWHPTKSLLASGGKDSVVKLWDARSGRNGNWLLTASKDQVIKLYDLRAMKELESFRGHRNQWHPIGHMICSGSNDRTTKFWCRTGDKSKISQNHQSIGKQNSAFACHMNSNVPFPFHGPPTIATRDEGTIVSGVGTIIPGVGIAV; this is translated from the exons ATGCAGGAAGCATACAGAAAAGATGTGGAGAGAGCATTTGGTATTCTCCAAGCTCGTTGGGCAATCATAAGAGGACCAGCTCGTGGGTGGAGTAAGGAGAACCTTCAATACATCATGATGACGTGCATTATCTTGCACAATATGATTGTTGAAGATGAGCATGATGAAGATGCAGCAGAGCCATTTGATCAGGATGATATCCCAACCAGACTAAGGAAAGCAGAGATATATAAGAGACCAGTAATGGACACCGATGTTCATCGCAATCCGCAACAACTAAATCAATTCTTGCGTCGTTATAGGGAG TTTGTGCACTCTTGTACAAATTACAGAGCCCGTGCTTATTCGATTAATCGAGTTTTATGGACACCTTCTGGGACGCGTCTTATTACAGGCTCTCAAAATGGGGAGTTCACTCTTTGGAATGGTCAGTCATTTAACCATGAATTGAGGATTCAGGCTCATGATCATGCAATCAGGTCCATGGCGTGGAGTTTTGATGATGAAGATTGGATCTCTGGTGATGATGGAGGCACAATCAGGTATTGGAAGAGTAACATGAATAATGTGCTAGTCAATGAATCTGCTCACCAAGAATCGGTTCGGGACTTGAGCTTTTGTAGGAGTAATTTGAAGTTTTGTTCATGTTCGGATGATACTACTGTTAAAATCTGGGATTTTGAACGGGGCCAACAAGAGCATACATTGACCGGCCGTGGTTGGAATGTCAAGTGTGTTGACTGGCACCCCACAAAGTCTCTACTAGCTTCGGGTGGGAAAGACAGTGTTGTCAAACTGTGGGATGCTAGGTCAGGGAGAAATGGTAACTGGCTGCTAACTGCTTCCAAGGATCAAGTCATTAAGCTTTACGACTTGAGGGCTATGAAGGAACTTGAATCTTTCCGCGGCCACCGGAACCAA TGGCATCCTATTGGTCATATGATTTGTAGTGGTAGCAATGATCGCACCACAAAGTTTTGGTGCAGAACAGGAGATAAATCTAAAATCAGTCAGAATCATCAAAGTATTGGTAAACAAAATTCTGCTTTTGCTTGTCACATGAACAGTAATGTTCCTTTTCCATTTCATGGACCACCAACTATTGCTACTCGAGACGAAGGAACCATTGTTTCAGGTGTTGGAACCATTATACCAGGTGTTGGAATTGCGGTTTAA
- the LOC133712890 gene encoding uncharacterized protein LOC133712890 isoform X2, which translates to MSSTCLLPPINGGHLLFSLNHHRLSATPTPYKWGWRRYQAGNIVAYRTNGHALQMLPNPNASQKKGNNEVIMVDPLEAKRLAAKQMEEIKAKENFRRKRQIEAINGAWAMIGLTAGLVIEGQTGKSILVQ; encoded by the exons ATGTCGTCCACATGTTTGCTACCACCTATCAATGGAGGccaccttctcttctctctcaatcACCATCGCCTCTCTGCAACTCCCACTCCCTACAA GTGGGGATGGAGAAGATACCAGGCTGGAAACATAGTTGCTTACAGAACCAATGGCCACGCCCTTCAAATGTTGCCCAATCCTAAT GCGTCTCAAAAGAAAGGAAATAATGAGGTGATCATGGTTGATCCTTTGGAAGCCAAGCGATTGGCTGCCAAACAAATGGAAGAAATTAAAGCAAAGGAGAACTTCAGG AGAAAACGACAAATAGAAGCAATTAATGGCGCATGGGCGATGATTGGTCTGACAGCAGGCTTGGTTATTGAAGGTCAAACTGGAAAAAGCATTCTTGTTCAG TGA